From a single Gemmatimonadota bacterium genomic region:
- a CDS encoding HupE/UreJ family protein, whose protein sequence is MVVLVTGFTLGHSLTLALAALDVVRVDSQVVEVLIPVTILVTALLVMSRNRRQGTEPRPARLGASTYLLPLGFGLIHGLGFATYLRSLLGSGESILPPLLWFNLGLEAAQLLVVATVLTLTSVVVDRLLDRRTWQLAIGTLTIAWSAAMIAERLS, encoded by the coding sequence GTGGTGGTGCTGGTAACCGGTTTCACACTGGGCCACTCGTTGACCCTGGCCCTCGCCGCACTCGATGTGGTTCGGGTCGATTCCCAAGTGGTCGAAGTACTGATCCCGGTCACCATTCTGGTCACGGCACTGCTGGTCATGAGCCGAAACCGGCGCCAGGGCACCGAACCCCGGCCGGCCCGCCTCGGAGCGAGCACGTATTTGCTCCCGCTCGGCTTTGGTCTGATCCACGGACTCGGATTCGCGACCTACCTCCGGAGCCTGCTCGGCAGCGGGGAGTCGATCCTCCCACCTCTCCTTTGGTTCAACCTGGGCCTCGAAGCCGCCCAACTCCTGGTCGTCGCAACGGTACTGACGCTCACATCTGTCGTGGTCGACCGATTGCTCGACCGCCGCACCTGGCAACTCGCCATCGGGACCCTGACCATCGCTTGGTCGGCGGCGATGATCGCGGAGCGTCTTTCATGA
- the mutM gene encoding bifunctional DNA-formamidopyrimidine glycosylase/DNA-(apurinic or apyrimidinic site) lyase — protein sequence MPELPEVETMVRDMTPVLAGRVFQSAALTHTDILSGVTSRALIAGLTGARVLRLERRAKNAVIVTDRRRLIIQPGMTGSMFVKRRLAPADVRYGVLKVILDDGRTFIYHDVRRLGTIRWVTQDGWDRFSAAIGPEPLDPGFTPAVLGLALGRSKAAVKKVLMDQKHLAGVGNIYANEALFSAGIDPSRPANTVMPREYHLLHHHIVRILGNAINASGTTIRDYRTGTGEPGSFQGKLDVYDREGEPCKRCGTILAGTHSIDARITVFCYRCQR from the coding sequence ATGCCTGAGCTACCTGAAGTCGAAACCATGGTCCGGGACATGACACCGGTCCTCGCCGGGCGTGTCTTCCAGAGCGCCGCCCTGACCCACACCGATATCCTGTCGGGGGTGACCAGCCGGGCGTTGATCGCCGGACTGACCGGAGCCCGCGTCCTCCGGCTCGAGCGGCGGGCGAAAAACGCGGTCATCGTCACCGACCGGCGGCGGCTGATCATCCAACCCGGGATGACCGGTTCGATGTTCGTCAAACGCCGCCTCGCTCCGGCAGACGTGCGCTATGGGGTCCTCAAGGTGATCCTCGACGACGGCCGGACCTTCATCTACCACGACGTCCGGCGCCTGGGCACCATCCGATGGGTGACCCAAGACGGCTGGGACCGGTTCTCGGCCGCCATCGGGCCGGAACCCCTCGACCCGGGCTTTACCCCCGCCGTGCTCGGCCTTGCCCTCGGCCGGTCGAAGGCGGCCGTCAAGAAGGTCCTCATGGACCAAAAACACCTGGCCGGGGTCGGGAACATCTACGCCAACGAAGCGCTTTTTTCGGCCGGGATCGATCCGTCGCGGCCGGCCAACACCGTCATGCCACGAGAATACCACCTGCTCCATCACCACATTGTCCGGATCTTGGGCAACGCCATCAACGCCAGCGGCACCACGATTCGGGACTATCGCACCGGCACGGGTGAACCGGGTAGTTTCCAGGGAAAGCTTGACGTCTACGATCGGGAGGGCGAACCGTGCAAACGCTGCGGCACCATCTTGGCCGGGACCCACTCGATCGACGCGAGGATTACCGTCTTCTGTTATCGGTGCCAGCGCTGA
- a CDS encoding nuclease codes for MTTTLLPPTTDLETLRARVKALAEHRPGVYKMVDAMGHVLYVGKAKRVKARLLSYFNAKFPKDKAARILQAAWNITWDYAPSEFAAHLAELAEIRKHRPAYNHQMNRRRNPAFVTVSLGTAPRLAVTTSTGRQDVQYFGPFASPARTAGGVRVLNDLLGLRDCAEKMPVVFPGQGDLFAEPTQAACPRFDFGTCAGPCAGLVEEIRYREKVDAAVWFLAGAAIEPIDRAVDQMTAASERDDFEAASRWRDKFEQLEWLISAAARARAAIQVLTFVYREPGAFGDDRVYLIRHGLVRASYPYPHTPIEREAFRAVVEAELATTVPAAGLLDHATLDEMLLVMSWFRRHPEAWRRTVAIGEWLEGQSA; via the coding sequence GTGACGACCACCCTGCTCCCTCCGACCACCGACCTCGAGACCCTCCGGGCCCGAGTCAAGGCGTTGGCCGAACACCGGCCCGGCGTCTACAAGATGGTCGACGCGATGGGTCACGTCCTGTACGTCGGAAAGGCCAAGCGAGTCAAAGCCCGGCTCCTCTCCTACTTCAATGCGAAGTTCCCCAAGGATAAGGCGGCCCGGATTCTCCAGGCCGCTTGGAACATTACCTGGGACTACGCCCCGAGCGAGTTCGCCGCCCACCTTGCCGAATTGGCCGAAATCCGAAAGCACCGGCCGGCCTACAACCACCAGATGAACCGGCGGCGGAACCCGGCCTTTGTGACCGTATCGTTAGGCACGGCGCCCCGGCTTGCCGTCACCACGTCGACCGGCCGCCAAGACGTCCAGTACTTCGGACCGTTCGCCTCGCCGGCCCGAACCGCCGGCGGCGTCCGGGTCCTGAACGACCTGCTCGGCCTTCGCGATTGTGCCGAGAAGATGCCGGTGGTGTTCCCGGGCCAGGGCGACCTATTCGCCGAACCGACTCAGGCGGCCTGCCCGCGGTTCGACTTCGGCACCTGCGCCGGCCCGTGCGCCGGGTTAGTCGAGGAAATCCGCTATCGGGAAAAGGTCGACGCCGCCGTTTGGTTCCTGGCCGGAGCAGCCATCGAGCCGATCGACCGCGCCGTTGACCAAATGACCGCCGCGTCCGAGCGCGACGACTTCGAGGCGGCGTCCCGCTGGCGCGACAAGTTCGAACAGCTGGAGTGGCTGATCAGTGCCGCCGCCCGGGCCAGGGCCGCGATCCAGGTCCTGACCTTCGTGTACCGGGAGCCCGGCGCCTTCGGCGACGACCGGGTCTACCTGATTCGCCACGGACTGGTTCGGGCCTCGTATCCCTACCCCCACACGCCGATTGAACGGGAGGCGTTCCGGGCCGTCGTCGAAGCCGAGCTCGCCACCACCGTACCCGCGGCCGGCCTGCTTGACCACGCCACGCTCGACGAGATGTTGCTGGTCATGAGTTGGTTTCGCCGCCACCCAGAGGCCTGGCGGCGGACGGTTGCGATCGGCGAGTGGCTCGAAGGTCAGTCGGCCTAG
- a CDS encoding DUF2384 domain-containing protein, which produces MIRKTLQVAETALSRYPSADEGFADLLGLSAQSTIKLVAAIDEGFSYSVFDHFQRETGFPATTLAELIQVPVRTLHRRRAERRFSPEESDRLLRAARVTFLARRLFEGNMAEARQWLADPQPALKGATPLAFARTDIGAREVEALIGRLEHGVPS; this is translated from the coding sequence ATGATCCGAAAAACCCTCCAAGTGGCCGAGACCGCCCTCAGCCGATACCCGTCGGCCGATGAGGGCTTTGCCGACCTGCTTGGGTTATCCGCCCAATCCACCATCAAGCTGGTCGCCGCAATCGACGAGGGATTTTCCTACAGCGTCTTCGATCATTTCCAGCGCGAAACCGGCTTCCCGGCCACCACCCTGGCCGAGTTGATCCAGGTCCCGGTCCGGACGCTTCACCGGCGCCGGGCCGAGCGACGGTTTTCGCCGGAAGAATCGGATCGATTGCTGCGGGCGGCCCGCGTCACCTTCTTGGCTCGGCGTCTGTTCGAGGGCAACATGGCGGAGGCCCGGCAGTGGCTCGCCGATCCGCAGCCGGCCCTGAAAGGAGCCACACCACTGGCGTTCGCCCGCACCGACATTGGCGCGCGGGAAGTCGAAGCCTTGATTGGCCGGTTGGAGCATGGGGTGCCCAGCTGA
- a CDS encoding RES domain-containing protein encodes MARRSAAGPERSHTTGVRPHRHWRAGSRSLDWPVGAWGAQLKIVVCRLVKTRFASNPFDGEGARLFGGRWNHPGVRCSYASDTAALAILEVLVHLKTPGLLDHYSICRASFDDSLVARLPAGDLPEDWRSFPAPASTRSLGGRWIAEGAGAVLRVPSTIVPSEFNFVLNPGHLSFSKIQVLPAEPFGVDRRLGRA; translated from the coding sequence GTGGCTCGCCGATCCGCAGCCGGCCCTGAAAGGAGCCACACCACTGGCGTTCGCCCGCACCGACATTGGCGCGCGGGAAGTCGAAGCCTTGATTGGCCGGTTGGAGCATGGGGTGCCCAGCTGAAGATCGTGGTCTGCCGGTTGGTCAAGACCCGGTTCGCGTCCAATCCGTTTGATGGCGAAGGTGCCCGCCTGTTTGGGGGCCGGTGGAACCACCCGGGCGTTCGATGCAGCTATGCCTCGGACACCGCGGCGCTCGCCATCCTCGAAGTTTTGGTGCACCTCAAGACGCCCGGGCTGCTCGATCACTATTCGATCTGCCGGGCGAGCTTCGACGACAGCTTGGTCGCTCGGCTCCCGGCCGGCGATCTGCCCGAGGACTGGCGCTCATTTCCCGCTCCGGCCAGCACCCGCTCCCTCGGCGGTCGTTGGATCGCCGAAGGCGCAGGGGCGGTGCTGCGGGTGCCCAGCACGATCGTGCCGTCCGAGTTCAATTTTGTCTTGAATCCCGGTCACCTGAGTTTTTCGAAGATCCAAGTCCTGCCCGCCGAGCCGTTTGGCGTCGATCGGCGCCTGGGACGCGCCTAG
- a CDS encoding metallophosphoesterase: protein MRLGIIADTHGLLRPEVFEAFREVDQILHAGDIGSPELLTELEAIAPVRAVYGNTDGFDIRRLVPEVIETDIEGFRFLILHGHQFDRLTPEAVNLRYPDAEVIIYGHTHRPLLTIVDEVVTVLNPGGAGARRFDLPASVGIMELEPGIPPRARLVPLTGLDED, encoded by the coding sequence ATGCGGCTAGGCATCATCGCCGATACCCACGGGCTGCTCCGCCCCGAAGTGTTCGAGGCGTTTCGGGAAGTGGACCAGATCCTCCACGCCGGCGACATCGGATCGCCCGAGTTGCTGACCGAACTCGAAGCGATCGCCCCGGTCCGGGCGGTCTATGGCAACACCGACGGGTTCGACATCCGTCGCCTCGTGCCCGAAGTCATCGAGACCGACATCGAGGGGTTCCGGTTCCTGATCCTGCATGGCCACCAATTCGACCGGCTAACGCCCGAAGCGGTCAATCTCCGGTATCCGGACGCTGAGGTCATCATTTACGGCCATACCCACCGGCCGCTGCTGACGATCGTCGACGAGGTGGTGACGGTGCTGAACCCGGGTGGGGCGGGGGCCCGGCGGTTCGACCTGCCGGCGTCGGTCGGGATCATGGAACTCGAGCCGGGCATTCCGCCGCGAGCCCGGTTAGTGCCCCTCACCGGTCTCGACGAGGACTAG
- a CDS encoding UbiX family flavin prenyltransferase, whose protein sequence is MPTPRPLVFALTGASGAPYAVRVLDLLARHEVPVWLIVSGHGWRLLKEECGIANLAGLKKATGGKWPSIEVFDDADRGAKPASGSQKTRGMLICPCSMGTVSAIAHGTSRSLVERAADVTLKEGRKLVVVPRETPLSLVHLRNLTAAAEAGVTVLPGAPGFYHRPKQISDLVDFIAQRILDQFDLDIEVAPRWGAR, encoded by the coding sequence ATGCCGACACCGCGTCCGCTGGTCTTTGCCCTTACCGGAGCCTCGGGGGCACCGTATGCCGTCCGAGTGCTCGACCTCCTGGCTCGGCATGAGGTACCCGTGTGGCTGATCGTCTCCGGCCATGGTTGGCGGCTCCTCAAGGAGGAATGCGGGATTGCCAATCTGGCGGGCCTCAAGAAAGCCACCGGCGGAAAATGGCCGTCGATCGAGGTCTTTGATGATGCCGACCGGGGGGCGAAGCCGGCGTCGGGATCCCAAAAGACCCGCGGGATGCTGATCTGCCCCTGTTCGATGGGCACGGTCTCGGCCATCGCCCACGGAACCAGCCGGTCGCTGGTGGAGCGGGCCGCCGACGTCACCCTGAAAGAGGGTCGGAAACTGGTCGTGGTGCCCCGAGAGACCCCGTTATCGTTGGTCCACTTACGGAACCTGACCGCCGCCGCGGAAGCGGGGGTGACCGTGCTGCCCGGTGCCCCGGGCTTCTATCATCGGCCCAAACAGATCAGTGATCTCGTTGACTTCATCGCCCAGCGGATCCTCGATCAGTTCGACCTCGACATCGAAGTCGCCCCCCGATGGGGCGCCCGCTGA
- the gltS gene encoding sodium/glutamate symporter, with protein MPFTLKLDMIQTLALAAVVLFLGYGVRKRIGVLDRFNIPAPVIGGFLFAALSLILRQAGVLGFEFDTTLQAPLMIAFFTTIGLGASLKLLRVGGPQVVIFWVVASVVAACQNLLGVGLATAMDVHPFLGLISGSITMTGGHGTGAAFGTLMEDQYGFSGGVTLAMAAATFGLVSGGLLGGPVATLLVRRKGLAPAVPTNALDDEIDTEPEGEAATAYTLLKTMAIILVAMALGSVLSGWLKQYLTLPGYIGTMIVAAVFRNSLDASGVIRLNQRVVDDLGTVALSLFLAMALMSLKLWELLDLALPMWVILTAQVTFLGLFTYGVTFRLMGRDYAAAVMTAGHCGFGLGATPNAVANMRSVVERFGPAPQAFLVVPMVGAFFIDFSNALIITGFINWVRP; from the coding sequence ATGCCATTCACACTCAAGCTCGACATGATTCAGACCCTGGCCCTGGCGGCGGTGGTCCTGTTCCTTGGCTATGGCGTCCGCAAGCGGATCGGCGTCCTCGACCGGTTCAACATCCCGGCGCCGGTCATCGGCGGCTTTCTGTTTGCCGCCTTGTCCCTGATCCTCCGGCAGGCCGGGGTGCTGGGGTTTGAGTTCGATACGACCCTCCAAGCGCCGCTCATGATCGCGTTCTTCACCACCATCGGGCTCGGCGCGAGCCTCAAGCTCCTCCGGGTCGGTGGACCGCAGGTGGTCATCTTCTGGGTCGTGGCCAGTGTGGTCGCGGCGTGCCAGAATTTACTCGGCGTCGGGTTGGCTACGGCCATGGACGTCCATCCGTTCCTGGGCCTGATCTCGGGGTCCATCACGATGACCGGAGGTCATGGCACCGGAGCAGCGTTCGGGACATTGATGGAGGACCAGTACGGATTCAGCGGCGGGGTGACGCTGGCGATGGCGGCCGCCACCTTCGGGCTGGTGAGCGGCGGCTTGTTGGGCGGGCCGGTCGCGACGCTCTTGGTCCGGCGAAAGGGCCTCGCCCCCGCCGTACCCACCAACGCGCTCGACGACGAGATCGACACCGAGCCGGAGGGCGAAGCGGCAACCGCGTACACCCTGCTCAAGACGATGGCCATCATTCTGGTGGCGATGGCCCTGGGCTCGGTGCTGAGCGGGTGGCTCAAGCAATACCTCACGTTGCCCGGCTACATCGGGACCATGATCGTCGCGGCCGTGTTTCGGAACAGCCTCGACGCGAGCGGCGTCATTCGGCTGAACCAGCGAGTGGTTGACGATCTCGGCACCGTAGCGCTCTCGTTGTTCCTCGCGATGGCGTTGATGTCGCTCAAGCTCTGGGAGCTCCTCGACCTGGCGCTCCCGATGTGGGTCATCCTGACCGCTCAGGTCACGTTCCTTGGGCTCTTTACCTACGGGGTCACGTTCCGGCTGATGGGCCGGGACTACGCCGCCGCCGTGATGACGGCCGGGCACTGCGGCTTCGGACTCGGCGCCACCCCCAACGCGGTCGCCAACATGCGAAGCGTGGTCGAACGGTTTGGGCCGGCACCGCAGGCCTTCCTCGTGGTACCGATGGTCGGGGCGTTCTTCATCGACTTCAGCAATGCGTTGATCATTACCGGGTTCATCAACTGGGTGAGGCCGTGA
- a CDS encoding PaaI family thioesterase, with the protein MRVTSVGLRDAGVELDIADCHLQPFGIVHGGVIATLVDTATFWAGFGSIPETAGLVNVDLKLNYLSPATSGRLLATGRAIKSGRTLGYTEATVMTEAGHLVAHGTSTLMVLEGKGLAIGVPKFLTASPS; encoded by the coding sequence ATGCGGGTGACGTCGGTTGGGCTTCGCGATGCCGGGGTCGAGCTCGACATTGCCGATTGCCATCTGCAGCCGTTTGGCATCGTCCATGGTGGCGTGATCGCTACGCTGGTTGATACCGCGACCTTCTGGGCGGGGTTTGGATCGATCCCGGAAACGGCCGGGCTCGTGAACGTTGATTTGAAGCTCAACTACCTCTCGCCGGCCACCTCGGGCCGGCTCCTCGCGACCGGCCGGGCGATCAAATCCGGCCGGACCCTCGGCTATACGGAAGCGACGGTCATGACGGAGGCCGGACACCTCGTGGCCCATGGGACGTCGACGCTGATGGTCCTCGAGGGCAAGGGGCTCGCGATCGGCGTGCCGAAGTTTCTCACGGCCTCACCCAGTTGA
- the ubiA gene encoding 4-hydroxybenzoate polyprenyltransferase (UbiA prenyltransferase family catalyzes the transfer of a prenyl group to various acceptors with hydrophobic ring structures in the biosynthesis of respiratory quinones, hemes, chlorophylls, vitamin E, and shikonin): MSVGVQREGHREGQTFEGRSVLVRYLNFVKLPHTLFALPFAMLGVVAASMTHPVSGWVVVQVAIAFSAARWVAMAFNRIADREFDARNPRTMNRELPTGALTVRQAWISVAVAAVVFLAAAGSFNRLCLYLSPVALVWVMGYSLSKRFTWWPHLWLGMGLAIAPVGGYLAITGAWSDPAWLLVALTVAVATWVAGFDMFYALPDEDFDRREGLKSAVVRLGERRAILMAKLLHGVTIPALALFGWGVGFGAWYYVGLAVAAGILWYEHRLVKPGDLSRLDAAFFTMNGVMSVVVFVFALTDRILG; the protein is encoded by the coding sequence ATGAGCGTCGGGGTTCAGCGGGAAGGACACCGCGAGGGCCAAACGTTCGAGGGGCGGTCGGTGCTGGTTCGGTACCTCAATTTCGTCAAGCTCCCCCACACCCTGTTTGCGCTGCCGTTCGCGATGCTCGGGGTGGTGGCGGCCTCGATGACTCATCCGGTCTCCGGGTGGGTGGTGGTCCAGGTCGCCATCGCGTTTTCCGCGGCGCGTTGGGTGGCCATGGCCTTCAATCGGATCGCCGACCGTGAGTTCGACGCCCGGAACCCCCGGACGATGAACCGGGAACTCCCGACCGGGGCCTTGACGGTCCGGCAAGCCTGGATCTCGGTGGCGGTGGCGGCAGTCGTGTTTCTGGCCGCGGCCGGGTCGTTCAACCGGCTTTGCCTTTACTTGAGTCCCGTGGCGCTGGTCTGGGTCATGGGCTACAGCCTCTCGAAACGCTTTACCTGGTGGCCGCACCTCTGGCTCGGGATGGGTCTCGCCATCGCGCCGGTCGGTGGCTATCTCGCGATTACCGGAGCCTGGAGCGATCCGGCCTGGCTGCTCGTCGCGCTGACGGTGGCCGTCGCCACCTGGGTGGCCGGGTTCGACATGTTCTATGCCCTGCCGGACGAAGATTTCGATCGCCGCGAAGGTCTCAAGAGTGCGGTCGTGCGGTTAGGCGAGCGTCGGGCCATTCTGATGGCCAAGCTGCTTCACGGGGTGACCATTCCAGCGCTGGCGCTGTTCGGGTGGGGTGTGGGATTCGGGGCGTGGTACTACGTCGGGTTGGCGGTGGCGGCCGGGATTCTCTGGTACGAACATCGACTCGTCAAACCCGGTGACCTCTCCCGGCTTGACGCGGCGTTCTTTACCATGAATGGGGTGATGAGCGTGGTTGTCTTCGTGTTTGCCTTGACCGACAGGATCCTCGGATGA
- a CDS encoding menaquinone biosynthesis decarboxylase, producing the protein MALDSLREFVAAIEKAGELVRIRHPVRTRLEMAEIADRVMKSPGGGPALLFENPISDSGARHPIPVGINLFGSMRRMCLGLGVERLDEIGGRISELLNLKVPEGIFGKLAMLPKLAEVAKFPPKVRSGRPSCQEVVWQGDEVDLAKLPVLVTWPGDGGPYLTLPMVITEDPSRGIRNVGMYRVQVIGKNTVAMHWQRHKVGAAHWREMAEKGEKMPVVIALGGDPAAMYSASAPLPPMIDEFLFAGFLRKSPVELARAVTCDLEVPAEADIVLEGYIDPAEPLVTEGPFGDHTGFYSLADQYPAVHITCVTMRKDPIFPATLVGRPPMEDYYLGHATERIFLPLLKLTTPEVVDYHMPACGIFHNLVFVAIDKQYPGQASKVMNAMWGAGLMSLAKVIVVVDKHVNVQDPDEAWWIALNNIDPERDVRFSMGPVDVLDHASRAFTYGSKMGIDGTRKWPEEGQTREWPPLIEMDPATKSAVDAMWSKLGL; encoded by the coding sequence ATGGCACTCGATAGTTTGCGGGAGTTTGTGGCGGCCATTGAGAAGGCTGGGGAGTTGGTTCGGATTCGGCATCCGGTGCGGACCCGGCTCGAGATGGCGGAGATCGCCGACCGGGTCATGAAGAGTCCGGGCGGGGGGCCGGCGCTGCTGTTCGAGAACCCGATTTCGGACTCGGGTGCCCGGCACCCGATTCCGGTCGGCATCAACTTGTTCGGGTCGATGCGGCGGATGTGCCTCGGGCTCGGCGTCGAGCGGCTCGACGAGATCGGCGGGCGGATTTCCGAATTGCTCAACTTGAAAGTACCCGAGGGGATTTTCGGGAAACTCGCCATGCTGCCGAAGTTGGCGGAGGTGGCCAAGTTCCCGCCGAAGGTCCGGAGTGGGCGGCCGTCGTGCCAGGAGGTGGTCTGGCAAGGCGACGAGGTCGACCTCGCGAAGTTGCCGGTGCTCGTGACGTGGCCGGGCGATGGCGGCCCCTACCTTACCCTGCCGATGGTGATTACCGAAGACCCGTCGCGGGGGATCCGGAACGTCGGGATGTACCGGGTCCAGGTCATCGGCAAGAACACGGTGGCCATGCACTGGCAGCGCCATAAGGTAGGCGCCGCTCACTGGCGGGAAATGGCCGAGAAGGGTGAGAAGATGCCGGTCGTCATCGCGTTAGGCGGCGACCCGGCGGCGATGTACTCCGCCTCGGCGCCGTTGCCGCCGATGATCGACGAGTTCCTGTTTGCCGGCTTCTTGCGGAAATCGCCGGTCGAGCTGGCCCGGGCGGTGACCTGCGATCTCGAGGTACCGGCCGAGGCCGACATCGTGCTTGAAGGGTACATCGATCCGGCCGAACCGCTGGTGACCGAGGGGCCGTTCGGGGACCACACCGGTTTCTACTCGCTGGCCGATCAGTATCCGGCCGTGCACATCACCTGCGTGACGATGCGGAAGGACCCGATCTTTCCCGCCACGCTGGTGGGCCGCCCGCCGATGGAAGACTACTACCTCGGTCACGCCACCGAACGGATTTTTCTGCCGTTGCTCAAGCTCACCACGCCCGAGGTGGTCGACTACCACATGCCGGCGTGCGGGATCTTCCACAACCTCGTGTTCGTGGCCATCGACAAACAGTATCCAGGGCAAGCGTCTAAAGTCATGAACGCCATGTGGGGCGCCGGTCTGATGTCGTTGGCCAAGGTCATCGTGGTGGTGGACAAGCACGTCAACGTCCAGGATCCCGACGAAGCGTGGTGGATTGCCCTCAACAACATCGACCCCGAACGGGACGTCCGCTTCAGTATGGGGCCGGTCGATGTGCTCGACCATGCCAGCCGGGCGTTCACGTACGGCAGCAAGATGGGCATCGATGGCACCCGGAAATGGCCCGAGGAGGGCCAGACGAGGGAATGGCCCCCGCTCATCGAGATGGACCCGGCGACCAAGTCGGCGGTTGATGCGATGTGGAGCAAGTTGGGGCTATGA
- a CDS encoding ubiquinone/menaquinone biosynthesis methyltransferase, protein MLATDKELPLEGGVAKRAYVRGIFTAIAPRYDLLNHVLSLNIDRRWRRDAVKALGWERAPAGTYLDLCAGTLDLAATLGNDPAFRGRVIGADFVKPMLDLGRGKSAAVVPVAADALDLPFHSEQFDGATVGFGVRNLMDLDRGLIEAGRVLKPGAKLVVLEFTTPTWQPLRGLYFFYFRRVLPFIGRLVSKHRSAYSYLPESVLAFPGPDELKAKMERAGFGGVSYRLLRGGICAIHVGSALGGGVGDGTR, encoded by the coding sequence ATGTTAGCGACGGACAAGGAATTACCCCTCGAGGGCGGGGTCGCGAAACGGGCCTACGTCCGGGGGATTTTCACGGCCATTGCCCCGCGGTACGACCTCCTCAACCACGTGCTTAGCCTGAACATCGACCGGCGGTGGCGCCGCGATGCCGTCAAGGCGCTGGGCTGGGAGCGGGCCCCGGCGGGGACGTACCTCGATCTCTGCGCCGGCACGCTCGATTTGGCCGCCACACTTGGCAACGATCCGGCGTTTCGGGGCCGGGTGATCGGGGCTGATTTCGTCAAGCCGATGCTCGATCTTGGCCGGGGCAAGTCGGCGGCGGTGGTCCCGGTGGCGGCCGATGCGCTCGATCTCCCGTTCCACTCCGAGCAATTCGATGGCGCCACCGTGGGGTTTGGGGTCCGGAACCTGATGGATCTCGACCGGGGGTTGATCGAGGCAGGCCGAGTGCTCAAGCCCGGCGCCAAACTCGTGGTGCTCGAGTTCACGACTCCTACCTGGCAGCCGCTTCGGGGCCTCTACTTCTTCTACTTCCGGCGGGTGTTACCGTTCATCGGCCGATTGGTTTCGAAACACCGGAGCGCCTATTCCTACTTGCCGGAGTCGGTGCTGGCGTTCCCGGGACCGGACGAACTCAAGGCCAAGATGGAACGGGCCGGGTTTGGGGGGGTCAGCTACCGTCTGTTGCGGGGCGGGATCTGTGCGATCCACGTTGGTTCGGCACTCGGGGGGGGAGTAGGGGATGGCACTCGATAG